The proteins below come from a single Mesobacillus jeotgali genomic window:
- a CDS encoding metal-sulfur cluster assembly factor, with translation MTELLEKIRENLKTVIDPELNINVVDLGLIYEIEVPEPRTARILMTLTTPGCPLHDSIASGIRYCVQGMEEIDHADVQLTWEPAWTPDRMTEDGKRLLQGF, from the coding sequence ATGACTGAATTACTGGAAAAAATCAGGGAGAATTTAAAAACTGTAATCGACCCAGAATTGAATATTAATGTAGTAGATTTAGGTTTGATCTATGAAATAGAAGTTCCAGAACCCCGCACTGCTAGAATCTTAATGACACTTACAACTCCAGGCTGTCCACTTCATGACAGCATCGCCAGCGGCATTAGATATTGCGTACAAGGCATGGAGGAAATTGACCATGCAGACGTCCAATTGACGTGGGAGCCAGCCTGGACACCTGACCGGATGACCGAGGATGGAAAAAGACTGCTTCAGGGGTTTTAA